A window of Pararge aegeria chromosome 27, ilParAegt1.1, whole genome shotgun sequence genomic DNA:
gatgacagaactcctcagcggacaacagcaaacttctcatttaaggcttagcgattctgaatattttaatttttttcagatctacatctaaatttaatgccacatcaaaaaacaaaatcaaacgcagacgaagtcgcgggcaacagctagtattacatgtatgaacgcttaataaTTCATTGTTTTTGATCGTTTAGTCTTTATATTTGTCTCCCTTTATCCCACTACTGCAGTTAACAGaatcttcgccggcgaagacgagggccccgatttctgacgtcatccggacgtggatccttaccacggtcacgggggcgttcggactaaacaatcattagtccaaaagtccaacagtcagattaacgtcgaaccgagccgaggtccaagtccagtcctcgcaggaggcaccctcgggtcgacgtctcccactctccccccccccccccccccccatgtcgtcgagccctggggctcttctcatggcgagctttcgcgctcgccacttccccggtgacgccgtagtaacccctcaggtggttatcggcaaatgtccTACCGAAAAAGCAAAAACCCACTACTGCAGGCCGCAGCGCAGGACGacgaaaaaaagaaaaggacGCGATGACAATGATGTTTGTTCCGTCTCTCTCTATTTAATTGCTTTCAACTTAGCAACTGCAAACTGTTAATTTTCTGTTCACTGTTCAGTCTGACAGATTGTTATTTAGTCGAGTTGATTTAACTAACTGCTAACTGTtgaaattgaaaaagttatatttgattAGTGTTAAATAAAGACTGATCTTTATTACTACTACAGTAAAAGTATGAAGGAAATGAGAATTAATTATGTAACAATCTGTCCGTGATAAATTTAACAGTTGCTAAAAATAACTGCTAACTTTAAGTGTTAATTGTTATTAGCATAAGCGTTTAGCggtgttattaatttttaacgttTAAGCCCAtctctattgtcgtagtatatttatatttgtttctatGTAAAAAAGGTTAGGTAATACACCGTAGCGGATTATATATGTGACATGAACGCTTGGATGGCTGCTATTTCTAAAACAcacatttaaaatgcaaaagtaCTACATAGTTGGGAtatctaaaaatgttttaatagctagaaatttaaattattattattattatttgtgtatacTTTACTcggtaatatattttaataactatctgacccgtgcaacttcgtctgcaccaaatcggttattaccggaaaacacaaataaaatgtcatattctaataaaattaaatagttcaaacaaactaaaaaaacacgcttggtataaaaaactaaactaatatctttcttttagtttattcataatagcgattttttttagtttttcttgaactattatttttattagagcaaaattaatcggtaacccatccaccattaaagagataaaatattttattttttattcagtgtgctcgtctctcgaaatgcaagttctaattattatttaaaacaggccattaaaaagtaatagctaacgccctctaccatctagtagcttaatgttttctgtggaatttgttaggtacccgaacgccataggttttttacatttgggtctagatggcgctgtagtcattagtaaaaaatcttattttttatagtgaaaattggaataatcttttcagattagtgtattgtcatcggtcctcgatgtgtctacaaagtttgaaataaatctgaccgtttaaagtgggtcaaaatcgcgcccaaagaagtcggttacaaacaaacatacaagtgaagctaatataaagcgtgtaaaaaggaatcctagctagatcgatttatcgacCCCCAATAACctatgtatactaaatttcatgaatatcGTTGGagtcgattccgagattccatttatataaAGTACAGTAGAATACGTTTATTATGACTCCGCCTATATTAACCAACCGGTTATTATGACGTAATTACACTACGAAGTTtggttttcatataaaattctGTATAAAAAAAGTCGGATATAATGACTTCCTTCACAGTGGCATGTCgcttatttttaatagattatGTCCGGTTCTAATGACCGACAAGATTCTTTACACCTCCGGTAATGTTCGTTGATTCCCGACGACGTTCCGTCGATCTAATAATTTGACCATAGCTAGGTCTTCTATACACAATAGTATTAGAGGctgtttttacaataaaatgaaaaacacaAAAGCAGACAAAAATTACAGATTACTTACAGTAAAAAATACACTTGTATGTGTTATAATGTGCTGATTAGGTGAAATTTTGATgtgatatgtatgtatatacatatgtacataattaatatgtttcggtattaaaatacttaagtacataggtacatatgtaaatctttatatatataattcttctgtgagtgtgtatgtcactgaacacctcctaaacggctggaccgatttgaatgaatttttaagTATTCGTTTGTTGCCACACAAAcgaatactaaaaaaatcatggatggtttagattcacaaatcagcccgacagatggcgctggggtccgctagtatttacataaaaaatgtttttaatttcacaaaACGCTTTGTATGACGTCCGCTTTTTATGACGTGTGTCAATTCCTTTCAATGTCATTATAAAAGGACTCTACtctacaagaattgctcgttatAAACTTTGGTCATGTATTATTTTTGCAACAtggtaaaattgttttttttaaaacttaatttacaaatggttgaaccaattcatgttataataaaaattattattgaaataatgacagATTCGTATGGCATTCAGAAAGTGTACAGACtacagttaggtacctactttgaaataaaatatttgatttgatttgattactACTATTGAAAATTTGCTTAGCTCCATCTAACTCACCTAATAGGTTTAACGTCTTTTTCCTTTCTCACTACCGGTTTCGCTGCCTTGTCTTTTTCAACCtgcaataacaaaaaataatcgtttgtattaaacgtaagcttatagaaaagttctattatagtacAAAAGAACTACGTCATTGATACAAAGCTTGGGTGTTAGTtatgctcttctaataattttaaatgataatgtgagatggtgataacaaaaaaaaaacatccggctaagtttgttgtgggcttcttcttggatCAGGACGcattcggaaccctcgtagctttagttttaagtttacggatactgttatcgccatcatctcactaccgcgtaattctcatgtacgcatcaaaagtgccacctatgggccacctataattgaataaagatatcttTGACTttgttgttgatgttggaaacgagcaactactgagtttcttgccggctcttctcggtagaatctgctttccgaaccggtggtagagtcactacaaacatacatacttgacgtttcaaaagtgcttataaagtaggcctacttgaaataaatgaatttgaattttttttttactttataatagcAGAATTATGTTTGTGTTAGCTGGAAGTATGAAAAAAGAGGTGTAAGTTAAtcgtttgtatattatgtatgtcaCTTTGTCacatatttagtatttacccttatctttaaacgagcaattcttgtatatatgtaattggaatctcggaatcggctccaacgattttcatgaaatttagtatacagtgggtttcgggggcgataaatcaatctagctaggattcatttttagaaaatgtcattttatttgtgttttccggtaataaccgatttggtgcagacgaagttgcacgggtcagctagtttgcCCTAACACATGCCCTTAAGCAATCCTTATTTTGTCCTGCTGCCGATTTCTaaatggcatttttttttttaaataaataaatatactacgacaatacacacaccgccatctagtcccaaagtaagcatagcttgtgttatgggtactaagatgtctgatgaataatatacataaatacttttaatatacatataaacacccagaccctgaaaaacattcatgttcatcacacaaacattctccagttgtgggaatcgaacccacagccttggactcagaaagcagggtactgcccactacgccattcggccgtcaaatattagttttaaagcAGCATGTTCACAGCAATTTGAATCCTTTATAGTAATTACACTGAGATTAAAAGTTGGTTAAACCTCAccttcttcatcttcttcatGTGAGGAGAGTCTTTCTTGATGATGATGTAGCTCACATCCTTGGACGCGAGGCTGTTGATAGCAGCTGGCTGCATCGAAGATACAAGTTCTGAAGTCTTCTTTTTAATATCTTGTTTCTGCTCCTCTGTAAATTTGcgtttctgaaaaaaaaaaaaaaaaaaaaaacaatatataatattaaggttaATAGATCTATCGTTTTTGTTAATAACGATGGGCGAGCATTTGACAGCGTGTCTTTGTTGATAGGGTGgtagccaaagaaaattctgaaattatacaTTGCCAAATTGCTCCTGCGGGGAATAGCACCCAGGACCTGTCACTTAAAACCACCGGCcgataggtggcacttttgatgcgtacacaagAATTACAAGGTagagagatgatggcgataacgacattgtaaacttaaaactagagcACGAAATTATCAGAAGCACgcaaatagtgctaatatcagcagcattaccccaaactAAAATTCCATtagacataatgctgtgaaagtaactaaaatataccagtctagcagtttctacgtcggtcatattgcgtatcttctttaccgcataggcagcagaactaagcctgtttgataaattatttacatgagggggccctcatgtaagtaattgaagtttagaatctaacatTATTCCTTGGAAAACTGttgtatcctccagtttcattTCCTGattattaagaattaaataacaaaacaataataataagtaacaataaaaatattgtaaacgcaTGTCCATCATAATAATTACTCTTTCTAATAGCAAGCGCCATAGTTAATGGGTTAtcttatacctaacctttacaAATTCACTACACTATATTTTCTATTTGCCTCATGGTGCACCGAAAGCCAGTGCTTGAAAATCGAGCAGTCCAGACCCTCTGCCAACATGCTTAGGATATATGCAgcaaaaagcaagagaatctgcctggtgtaatttataatttcttcaatccttatacactattctcctgcttttcacagagtatagcaaattaagtttatttttcataatatatcatggaattctgcaaagtaaagttctgcttctatcctataatattttattgtttaaaacgcacatagctcctgGAATGTTGATATTagtaaaaaactattatttttatagtatattaacACTAAACAAGCaggttaattttaatgaatcatTTACATTTCCCATGAACCGTTTCACGCAGAGATCCTGTCCGTCCATGAACTCCTTGATGTGTTCCATACGTGCATGATTCCTCACTGCCATTTCTGACACAAATGCTTTAGAGCAAAACCGGCATAGCACTGTGTCTTCGCACTCCTCGTCATCCAGTACCTCTTTCTGCaacaaaatttcattttatttcaaagtaataATTGTGGGACCGAGGAAAAGGGCCACCTGATGCTACATGGAAAACGATCacatgaacagagcaacacttttcaGTGCATTCAAAGAAGACATACTGCAAATTTCTGCCCTGTGTCTATCCACCTAAGGCATAGGTAATAAGCCTCATGTGCATgtatttacaccggcaacctaACTTTAAAGACTAGAACACAAAATGCTTCCCCGGACAGGCTGTTACCAAAAAGTCAACTAatactacattatttttatactgatGTATGCAGCatgtattaaaatttgttttcagCTTCTGGCAGATAATCAttgataataacaaataaaacaaatatattttttataggcaTTTGTGGAGACAAATATACAAATGCCCGTTAAGTATGCGTTCTGAAAACATTTTCAAACAACATTCAACAAACATTTACTAATATAATTAGTAGCCTTTTACTACAATAATGTAACGAGACCTTTTCATAATAACATACCTTTATTTTGGTTACTGGGATCACGTTTACTTCCCTAACTTTTATTGACGACATTTTTGTAGAACTCTAGTTAGTAAGTAATATGTTGAAAATAGCactcaaattttttaaaattattcagtaAAAGCGGGAACCCAATCCAtagaaaacaatgttttttttaaacttcgttGACTCCAAGCTTAGGTTCTATGACATAAGATTTATCTggaacctatttattttatcacaaaatgtttatttaaccaTAAAACGTTTGTATTTATACACATTAATCAACTAATTAATAGAGTAGGACATTATCTCCTTTATGATTATCTAGAAAACTAGATTTGAAATGGAAAGGTcggcgtttgtttttttttaattaaaaaaaagaacagaaaaagaaaaaaaaattatgaactaTGGCGtttcgaaaaaaattaaaaatgtcagtTTGACATGTCATGTACCGAAAAATACACGAAAAATATAGTAATGTTTAATGATATAATCACTGGATACAAGCGCAAAACACAATTATACAAAGATTTGAGGATTCAACATAAagcaatccgccattttgtgaacCACGAAATAGGATTGCGCAGTAATAGAATACCTATAGTTTACATTCGTAGATATTTACAGGTCAATGTCCTGTAGCAATAGAAAAACTTGTCTATGGTAAGTAAAGCTTAGTGCTCATTTGATGGACTAGTAAACAGCAAGTAAATgatgaaaatcaaaaaaaaaattatttcgatTGTTTTTGTTATGTATTTACTTCAATACCATATTACAATACGTttcttcattaataaaatactcatTTTTGTACGCGAGCGATTCTGTAACAATCTTTGTATTGTTTTGTCAATATCTGTTACTAACGTTACTTCGGTTTCCGAAAAGATTTTTACACcttgaataatatatactttaattactttaaaatggCGAAAGCTACTACAATCAAAGAAGCTATTAAACGCTGGGAAGAGAAAACGGGACAGAATGCCGCCACTGCAACGGAAGTCAGTTTGGTTTTCCAATGGCCACCAATAGAAAAAATGGATAATACTTTATCATCGCTTGTAAACTGCGAGTAAGATATAATCTGAATTGTTAAGCCAACTGCGAAAAGGGTTATTTTAGCAGTCTTGTTGTTAGTTCGTTTATGCTTTGGTCTGTTCCCACCAAgttcaaattttaattgttagTCATTTAGCACAGCTTAGGAACGAACAACTGCTAGAcacgaatatttattattgatctgaaattaataaacatacacaataataataataaaatatttttagaaaacttAGTTTATCTAcaaacttaattgaaaaagtaacGGCTTTGAATGGTTTGAAGAAACTGCGTATTTTGTCTCTCGGAAGGAACTATATTAAATCTTTTTCTGGTATGGTGAGTGAACAGCATCTTTGGTATCATAAAAGCAAGCATGCACTAGTGTAAAAGTCACATTTTAGATCTATTTTAAAATCTCAGAATCTATGTTATTTTCAATGTTGCTAACTAAAGTATAAGCTAACTAAATGGTTTCCAGGAATGTTTAGGGGATTCTTTGGAAGAGCTTTGGATATCCTACAATTTGGTAGAGAAGCTAAAGGGTATAAATGTGCTGAGAAATTTGAAAGTGCTGTACATGAGCAACAACTTGGTCAAGGAATGGAGTGAATTCAATAAACTTCAGGTACATCAGATAGCATTTTGAAACTTGATTATGACTatgacttcatcatcacttcaactgatTGACGTGTCCAGCTGGTCTTTTGAAGTCCACGGtcttccaaattccacggtcctgggctgcttgtttccagcgactaaCAGCGACCCGTTTGAAGTCGTCTGTCCTCCTCCTtcggggccgaccaacgctgcgttttccgtTGCGGTTAAACCATTCTTGGGATTCCCACGTCTATCGGTTCACAGAGTTATGCACTCCGCCCATTACCAttggatttattaaaaaaagcaatatttaatctgaatatttttttgggttatgccatatttatttcttgcaatATTTAATCAATGTTTTACATCTGTCAGGAGTACAGctagctttattttttatttgtatggataACATGATTTATACTTAGGAATTACAAAACCTAGAAGATCTTTTATTCGTTGGGAACCCACTCTACGACGGGTGTGAGTTGGAAGTTTGGCGATCTGAAGCGGCAAGGCGGCTGCCAGGGCTCAAGAAATTAGATGGAGAAACTGTTTTAAGGGAAGATGAACCACCTCTGACGGTTGCTGACCTTGAGGTGAATTTTATTCAATGTTTTGGTGGTATAAATTAGTCTGGAACGCAGCTGAAAAAGTTCTATCTTAATCGGTACTGTCTTAACTGCATTAAAAAATAGCTAAAATTACTCCATAAAGTACTGTCAAATTCGTTTTATTCTGAAGATAAATCCGGACTAACTTacctaggtatatttatttagacttGGACCGATGCCTTGGTCTTATTAAGAGTATTTTAGTTGACATATAGGgactttatttatatgcattgaTTGGAGCTGATAAGCGACATCTAGATACTGGcgaagtttaaaattttaaatcatttgaaTTCTTTCAGCCTGATGGTGGTGATGGCGTAGAAACTCTAGTCAGTGCTGAACCAAACGATTAATTAATATTCTTCAAGAACCTGCGAAGATGAATAAAcagaaacaattaaattaaaattatcttatctTGTAAATGTGAttgaaaataaagttgattggttactatggttgctatttatttaaaagattataGTTAAATAGTTATAGCTTGATATAGCTACTGGATACTTGCCTTACTATACTTGCTatgctttttttgcttttttttaatacgtttCACATTTGGGGCTAAAAACTGTATATGCCCATagcttaacattttttttataaaattatcttgCTTAAAAAGGATTGATTTTGACTTCccactttttataataataacgtaatACTCACAATAAATCGTTTTTTCATAACTGAGTTGAGTATACcgtagttatttttaaagataatataatcacttcgttttatattattcatctttGATTTCTAAGATTGCCAACCCGAAGATAGACCATAGAGAATCCATAGACTACGGATACTTTCCTTTGACAATCGAATGTCACAGTTACACAATTCAAATCAAATGTCATTAGCTATTCATTTGTCAAAAATGTCATTTTTTGAGGTAGGTGTTAAAAAAACCTAACgttctatttattattgtttcgtATCCAATAATTGGTgtaaattacacaaataattagATCGATGTAAACAAGACAAGTTCCTACGTTACAATAGAACTTCCATTGACAGTGTAGGATAGtcaaatattagtttaattcGTTCAAAATCGTGATGTTTTTAGatttataacaacaaaaacatttGAAATGCTCCCCATAGTGATGTACAACATGGAAGGGAGTTCGAATAGTGTTCCAAATTCGAATTTTAGTTTGTATGACGAGAACGTTATACTTAATTGCGTACGTAATCGGAAAAAAGTGTCGGAACTACCGAACTGCCCGGTATGTAGCTGTACTGTAAGGCAGGGAGAGTTGGAGAGTCATTTGTCGTTAGAAGTTGAACGATTAAACAAACTTTCTACCGGTGGTTCCAAAAGAAAGCTCAGTGTTAATAGCCCAGGCAGCTCGAACCCAGTACCGGGTTCGTCTAGTTCTAGTGTCGAAATACAAGAAGACGTGGATGTCACAGGCTGTTTGGGAAGCGATGTTTACCAGGtgagttaaaaaaaagcgtaaacaaacttatttttttaaaatttagtttctaaattgcaaatatttgcaaaattaaagaatatgtataaaaagttattgGGAATAAATCGTTGGATCCGTAATCTTGTTGAAATgctatttgtttcttttaagtTTGTTAATACTGatttagaaaagtaaaaaacctttttatgcACACTCAGGAATGTAAAAATCCCTTAATGTATGTAAACTTTAcatatgtacaataaaagtacagtacatattattacttacttagcTATAGatcttttaattactttctagttatatatataaaatcagaCAAAAATCCTTTTCTCTTTTGTTagcttccttttttttttctataagaaCAGGCCATTACTCAGTGGTGGTACAACACTTGGTATTAATTATGATCATTGTATTTTTTGTGACCTCCCGGGCACAGAGGTCTTATAAGGGTGCTGCCTGGTTTCGGTATTCTATACGATATATTTCGGCgagtgctcaagaactatttgatccaGTTCCCGCCTttcctttttaccatcgaatggcgaggcaccggaaggatctgcatccatACGTACACatattaagtacttataatcCGAAAGTTTGTGGTTGATTTATTATGATCACAGATATCTAGTTAGGAGTCAAATTTTCACCCAAACATATTgccaattattctttttaagtaaaaattttacgtgtatgtatattaatttgtataacctTGGCTTTAAGTGGGTTAAATGTAtgtgtacttaaataaaataaataaataaataaatatgtggtCAATATACCGTGGACatgtacgaagcgcttcgcatcttcgtttctgatccacACCGCTGGGATCttgaatgctcttccagcttccattttccccagttcctaaTATGAGTacattcaaatcaagagtgaataggcatcttctagacaagcgtgctccaccttaggctgcatcattgcttaccatggggtgtgattgcagtcacaCAGTGGGTGTAGACGCTTgtcaataaacataaaaaaaatctccagcaGGGACCATCTGGGAATTAATATTGTCTGAACATTCTCATTAGTCAGGGAGGCTAAGATTACAGCTATTTATACCTATTAACAAAGAGCTGCTGCAAAACGATTGAGGTataggttcaatataactgcgtTATCACTAACCGATAACCCTATCACCTTTTTAGAGTCGTAATCAAGGGTTAACCAGTAGTTGGACAACAATAAATTGAAGCAGCATGGTAGGTTTAAACTTGGAAGGCCtagtttttaacttattttgtcTTTCAGAGGGTACACACAAATCGTATGAAACGTCTCCGTGCTCGCCGCAGGAGCTCCCCTCCTCCACAAGCACAGCAGGGAGAGTGTCCAGTCTGTAATGCCTCACTGCCTGTGTCAAGGTTACAGAGACATGCGCTACGCTGTTTGAAGAGAACGGGCGCAGAGATGGATGAAGATGTACCTGACACCAGCTCCGAAGAAGGCAGCATAGATGTTGAGGTATTGTTACTACTTCACTGTCTGAAAACCCCTACATACATCTCCAAGCTCTTTACGGATTTTCGTTACcctattccaccctattcctcatgatgagacacaggtttactggtgtcccggcagcatccccccccctgaaacctacccgTCTCTTTTGTGAACCTCAGGATATCCCCTATAGTGAGCTTTGCTAGGTCTTCTAAACTTATACTGTCCTTACCTTGTA
This region includes:
- the LOC120635632 gene encoding dynein light chain 1, axonemal-like, giving the protein MAKATTIKEAIKRWEEKTGQNAATATEVSLVFQWPPIEKMDNTLSSLVNCEKLSLSTNLIEKVTALNGLKKLRILSLGRNYIKSFSGMECLGDSLEELWISYNLVEKLKGINVLRNLKVLYMSNNLVKEWSEFNKLQELQNLEDLLFVGNPLYDGCELEVWRSEAARRLPGLKKLDGETVLREDEPPLTVADLEPDGGDGVETLVSAEPND
- the LOC120635633 gene encoding E3 ubiquitin-protein ligase RNF220 translates to MLPIVMYNMEGSSNSVPNSNFSLYDENVILNCVRNRKKVSELPNCPVCSCTVRQGELESHLSLEVERLNKLSTGGSKRKLSVNSPGSSNPVPGSSSSSVEIQEDVDVTGCLGSDVYQRVHTNRMKRLRARRRSSPPPQAQQGECPVCNASLPVSRLQRHALRCLKRTGAEMDEDVPDTSSEEGSIDVENDEPRGFGAEYQWCGQWRVRATALQDGESRPGTCVRRASTDHALVVDGDEDTELYGPAQYSPSRIAHDAEIPVDIQNDETERRGDTDNEVHHCDVKPNGLVEASAETRIQALKSKIKDLERKQNSSLEAKCLICLGPYTSPAVSIQCWHVYCEVCWLQSLRAKKICPQCNAITTAEHLRRIYM